In Campylobacter showae, the genomic stretch CAAAACGGACTCTGAAACGATGCGTTTGCGGATAAAATTTTGGATCAAATTCGGGATTTGCACAGCGCGGCCTTTGTGTTAAATTTGAGCGAATTTTAGCAGAGTTTTTAATCCGTGCAAAATTTAAGTTCAAATTTGACGGATACGAAAGAAGCAAATTTACGCTCAAATTCAACAAACTGCAAATTTGAGCATAAAAAGACAAGCGGAAGTATCGCGAGATGATTTTGAGAGTTGTGCAGAAATTTTAAGTCAAGGCTAGACAAATAGTCTGCCGCAGACTTAAAATTTCAAATCTCTCTCAAAAGCACTCGCGAGACGACGCATTAAATGCTTTGTAAGATTTTAGGTTTTGAAAACGCTGTTATAGGTTTAATCTCCCCTTTAAATTTCTCGATTTGGGCAAGCACGGTGTGAGCCGAGTTGCTTTGCGCGAGTTTGGACGTACCTTTGTCAAAGGTTAGCACGTTTACGCAGCCGTGTTGGCAGAGGCTCTTTTCGCCCCAAATTTCCGGGTCGTACCACGCGCCCTCGCAGATAGCTACGACGCGCTCAGGCACGATATCGGTGATTAGTACGCCAGCTAGTATCTCGCCGCGGTCGTTAAATACGCGAGCAACGTCGCCCGTAGCTAGACCGCGCTCTTTGGCGTCTTTTGGATTTATTAAAACCGGCTCTCTGCCGCTAACTTCGGCGAAATTTCTAATGATAGAGTTGTTTAGCTGGCTGTGCAAGCGGTAGCGAGAGTGCGGGCTAACGACGTGTAGCGGGTATTTTTTCGTCGCGTTGCCTAGCCACTCTTTTGGCTCGATCCACGTAGGCATCGGCGGGCAGTCGGCGTAGTTCATCTTCGCTATCGTCGGCGAGTAGATCTCTATCTTGCCAGACGGAGTGCCTAGGCGGTTTTTGGCCGGATTTTCGCGGAATGCCGCTAAGCGCGTATATAGCTCGGTTTCAGTGTTGTCTTTTTCAAATCTCACGTAGCCTTTTTCGTAAAATTCCTCAAAGCTAGGCATGGTTAAATTTAACCCCTTAGCCTGCTCGGCCGCGTCGGCGTAAAATTCCTTCATCCAGCCTAGCTCGTCCTTGCCCTCGCTAAATACCTCGCCTCTACCCCAGCGTTTGCAAATTTGCTCGCAGATCCAAAAGTCGCTCTTGCTCTCGCCCATCGGCTCTATCGCAGGCTTATAGGCTACGATGTATTCGCCTGTTGAGCCCGTTTGGTTGATGTCGTTTCTCTCGACCTCGATAGCTACCGGCAGCACAATGTCGCTAAATTTTGCGGTGCTAGTCCAGTATGGCTCGGCGGTGATAACGGTGTCAAATTTACGCCACTGTTTTACGATGTTGTTTACGTCCTGATGGCGCGTAAACATCGAGCCTGAGGCCATATATGCCACTCTCATGTGAGGTAGCTTGATCTTGGTGCCGTCGTAGTCGATCTCTTTGCCGGGATGCTCTAACGCCTCGATGCTGCGAGAGGACGGGATAGTGATGTTTTTAGTCGTTTTCCACGGCGCGCCATCGATGTTTTCGTATTTCTCGTCGATACGCGTGCTTAGTCCTTTTAGCACCGGAGCGATCTTGTCCGTAGCGCCTGCAGAGCCGTATCCTAGGCTAAACTCAAATCCAAGCCCCTCTTTACCCACGTGTCCTAGCATCGCGTTTAGCACCACTAGCGCCCAGAAAGGCTGCTCGCCGTGATCGGCTCTTTGTAACGCGCGACCGATCAGTACGGTCGTAGGCTCTTTGGCTAGACGCGTAGCAAACTGCGCTATCGTGCCAGCAGGTACGCCGCAAATTTTGCTCGCCCACTCGATGTCTTTTACGACTTTGTCCTGCGTGCCGAGGAAGTAGTCTTTAAATTTATTAAATCCGACCGTGTATTTTTTGATAAATTCCTCGTCGTATAGGTTGTTCGTAAACAGATAATGACACATGCCGATGATGAGCGCGGTGTCGGTATTTGGGCGTACGATGATGTTTTCGCTGCCGTAGTAGCGCGCGGTGTCGTTTATCATGACGTTTACGCTATAGGTTTTGATGTCCGATTTTTTGAGCTCCTGCATGCCTAAGTAGCCGTCGTGAGTCGGAGGGACTGATGAGATTTGGTTGGTTACGATAGGATCGGTACCCCAAAATACTACGTTTTTAGCGTTTTTGACGATGGCTTTCCACTTCGTCGGCGCGTCGTAAACCGCGCTACCGCCTAGCACGTGAGGCATGATGACTAGACCCGCTCCGGTCGAATAATCGCCGCTTTCTTCCACGTAACCGCCTAGCACTTTTAGCATCCTGTGCGCGACAGTACGACCCCAGCTGACCTTACCGCTGCCGCCCCACCAGTAGCACTCGCCGTATATCGCCTCGGCGCCGTATTTATCGAAGTTTTCTTTTAAGGCTTTGGCGGCTAGATCAAGCGCCGTATCCCAGCTAACGCGCACGAACTCCTCTTTGCCGCGCAGTTCGCTCTTTGCCGCGCCTTTTGCTTTTAGATAGCTTTTGCGCACCATCGGATAGAGCACGCGGTTTTCGTTCTGCACGGAATCAGGCAGGCTGTAGTTCATCGTATTTGGAAATTTATCGCCCTCAAAATCGCTAACAGAAACGATCTGCGATGAGTTTAAATTTGCCCAAAACGGGCCGAATCTGTTTGCGCCGAACACCTTTTTGTTATCAAAAATCGTCTGTTTGACGCCCTCTATCCTACTAGCCTGCGCAGCCGTAGCCGCCAAGGCCGAAAATTTGATGAAATCTCGTCTTTTCATCGGTTTCTCCCTTATTTACTGATCGCAGGAGCAAGACCCCTGCCGTGAGCGGAAGTATACACTCCCTATACTCGCCCAAAGCGCGCCTATGTTTGTGACATCTGCATGGTCGGGCAACTTTTTCCCTTATTTGCTTTTTAAAACCGTATTTTGTTTAGTCACGCTCGCCAATCTCTTAATAACGTGGTTGCGCGGCAAGCAAAATGCAGGCAAATTTAAGCTAGTAGCGTTAAATTTGCCACCGTAAAAGTATAAAATCCCAAAAATCTAAATTTAAAGAACAAACGTCGCTAAATTTTACATTTTAAGCGGCGAGCAAATTTGATCTCGGCGCTAACCGCACAAAGCCCTATTCTACCGCTTTTGCGTTATGCTGCAGGTATTTTACTATCAAATTTAGCTCCGTCTCCTCCAGCGCGACGTAGTTTGTATCGATCATC encodes the following:
- a CDS encoding molybdopterin-dependent oxidoreductase produces the protein MKRRDFIKFSALAATAAQASRIEGVKQTIFDNKKVFGANRFGPFWANLNSSQIVSVSDFEGDKFPNTMNYSLPDSVQNENRVLYPMVRKSYLKAKGAAKSELRGKEEFVRVSWDTALDLAAKALKENFDKYGAEAIYGECYWWGGSGKVSWGRTVAHRMLKVLGGYVEESGDYSTGAGLVIMPHVLGGSAVYDAPTKWKAIVKNAKNVVFWGTDPIVTNQISSVPPTHDGYLGMQELKKSDIKTYSVNVMINDTARYYGSENIIVRPNTDTALIIGMCHYLFTNNLYDEEFIKKYTVGFNKFKDYFLGTQDKVVKDIEWASKICGVPAGTIAQFATRLAKEPTTVLIGRALQRADHGEQPFWALVVLNAMLGHVGKEGLGFEFSLGYGSAGATDKIAPVLKGLSTRIDEKYENIDGAPWKTTKNITIPSSRSIEALEHPGKEIDYDGTKIKLPHMRVAYMASGSMFTRHQDVNNIVKQWRKFDTVITAEPYWTSTAKFSDIVLPVAIEVERNDINQTGSTGEYIVAYKPAIEPMGESKSDFWICEQICKRWGRGEVFSEGKDELGWMKEFYADAAEQAKGLNLTMPSFEEFYEKGYVRFEKDNTETELYTRLAAFRENPAKNRLGTPSGKIEIYSPTIAKMNYADCPPMPTWIEPKEWLGNATKKYPLHVVSPHSRYRLHSQLNNSIIRNFAEVSGREPVLINPKDAKERGLATGDVARVFNDRGEILAGVLITDIVPERVVAICEGAWYDPEIWGEKSLCQHGCVNVLTFDKGTSKLAQSNSAHTVLAQIEKFKGEIKPITAFSKPKILQSI